CTGCGGGCCGCCGCGGACCGGGCGCTGGACGACGTCCGGGCGGCATTGTCCGCCGCGAGCTGAGTAATTGCCTAGTCACGCTTTGTCGATCATGGTGTGCCCACGTTGCCGAATGCGGCGCTGACCGCTAGTTTTCCCCGCGCTGGGAACCACATGCCCCTTTGGTTCCTGGTCACACCACGTTTCACAGAGCGCCGGTAGTGGATGCCGGCGCGTAAGGGACCTGAGGAGAACTGGTGCCGCTCCCGTCACTGAGCCCCGAACAGCGTGCTGCCGCGCTGGAGAAGGCTGCTGAGATCCGTAAGGCTCGTGCTCAGCTCAAGGAGGAGCTCAAGCAGGGCAAGACGACCCTTGCGTCCGTGCTCGACCGTGCGGAGGGCGACGACGTCGTCGGCAAGCTGAAGGTTTCGGCCGTCCTCCAGGCGCTGCCGGGCATCGGCAAGATCCGGGCCACCCAGATCATGGAGAAGCTCAAGATCGCCGAGAGCCGTCGCCTTCGTGGCCTCGGCGAGCAGCAGCGTAAGGCTCTGCTCGCGGAGTTCGCGTCGAACTGACCGCGGAATTCGCTCCGTGCGGGGCTGCTCGACGCCGGGAATCCGGGGTTCGCTGCAGGCCCGCACGGGGCACCGTGTAGGAATTAGCTTGTGAGCATGAG
This genomic window from Catenuloplanes niger contains:
- the mihF gene encoding integration host factor, actinobacterial type, translated to MPLPSLSPEQRAAALEKAAEIRKARAQLKEELKQGKTTLASVLDRAEGDDVVGKLKVSAVLQALPGIGKIRATQIMEKLKIAESRRLRGLGEQQRKALLAEFASN